A single genomic interval of Lacrimispora sphenoides JCM 1415 harbors:
- a CDS encoding GntP family permease, whose translation MTGLPLIFIFVLAIFIMIIAISKFKIHPFIAIMSISLLLGLIAGIPLVDKTLEDGTKVSGLANVIGAGFSGTFTSIGIVIILGALIGTILEKTGAALKLADMVIRLVGKNNPVLAIEMMGWVVSIPVFCDSGFVILNPIRKALVNRTAASSVAMTVGLSSGLYISHVFIPPTPGPIAAASTLGIGENLLLVMGMGALCSIFPLIAGFFYAKYIGGKVRSDDEADMGEIAKTYEELVAEYGKLPGGFNALAPIILPILLMAFSSIVAMANMQGFGADVLKFLGTPIIALAAGTVCGVLQLKGAGKMEEFYEITNDTLKTVGPILFVTAAGGVLGKVISSTDMVNYIKDHASVLSTMGIFFPFLLAAILKSAQGSSTVAMTTTAGIVAPLLPMLGLGSPVRVTLACMAIGAGAMTVSHANDSYFWVVTNFGAMTPEKGYKTQTVATLILGIAGILEIFILTLILH comes from the coding sequence ATGACAGGTTTACCACTGATTTTTATTTTCGTACTTGCAATTTTCATAATGATCATTGCAATCTCCAAGTTTAAGATTCACCCGTTTATCGCCATCATGAGCATCTCACTGCTCCTGGGACTTATTGCAGGGATTCCGCTGGTGGATAAGACATTGGAAGATGGGACCAAGGTAAGCGGCCTTGCAAATGTAATAGGGGCTGGATTCTCCGGTACATTCACAAGCATTGGTATAGTTATCATCCTTGGGGCCTTGATCGGAACCATATTGGAGAAAACAGGGGCGGCCCTTAAGCTGGCTGATATGGTAATCCGGCTTGTTGGGAAAAACAATCCGGTCCTTGCAATCGAGATGATGGGCTGGGTGGTATCCATCCCGGTATTCTGCGATTCCGGTTTCGTAATTTTAAACCCGATCCGGAAAGCCCTGGTAAACAGGACTGCCGCCTCCTCAGTCGCCATGACTGTAGGCCTTTCCTCTGGGCTCTATATTTCCCACGTTTTCATTCCGCCCACGCCAGGGCCTATTGCGGCTGCTTCTACCCTTGGCATTGGAGAAAACCTGCTTCTTGTTATGGGAATGGGCGCATTATGTTCCATCTTCCCGCTGATTGCCGGTTTCTTCTACGCAAAATACATCGGTGGAAAAGTACGGTCAGACGATGAAGCCGATATGGGTGAGATTGCAAAAACCTATGAGGAGCTGGTTGCCGAATACGGTAAACTTCCCGGCGGATTCAATGCCCTTGCTCCGATTATTCTTCCAATCCTTCTTATGGCTTTTTCCTCAATCGTGGCAATGGCCAATATGCAAGGCTTTGGGGCTGATGTACTTAAATTTTTAGGTACTCCCATCATAGCTCTGGCAGCAGGTACCGTATGCGGTGTCCTTCAGCTAAAGGGAGCCGGTAAAATGGAAGAATTTTATGAGATAACCAATGACACTTTAAAAACTGTGGGACCGATCCTGTTTGTAACGGCTGCCGGCGGCGTGCTGGGTAAGGTGATTTCTTCCACCGATATGGTGAACTATATCAAGGATCATGCTTCCGTACTCAGCACCATGGGTATTTTCTTCCCATTCCTTTTGGCAGCGATCTTAAAGAGTGCTCAAGGCTCCTCTACCGTGGCTATGACAACCACTGCAGGGATTGTGGCTCCGCTGCTTCCTATGCTGGGCCTTGGAAGCCCCGTACGTGTAACTCTTGCCTGTATGGCAATCGGCGCGGGAGCCATGACTGTTTCCCACGCAAACGATTCCTATTTCTGGGTGGTAACGAATTTTGGAGCCATGACTCCGGAAAAAGGATATAAGACTCAAACAGTCGCAACATTGATTCTGGGGATCGCAGGAATCCTGGAAATATTTATACTGACATTGATCCTGCATTAA
- a CDS encoding CdaR family transcriptional regulator gives MIETELAKKFIEQVTQYTEYNINIMNEQGVIIASRDPKRVGAFHEVAYYIVTGSEDIVVTSTEDDYPGVKPGINMVINIDGRREGVVGITGDPGEIKPVALITKMAIEAMLKYEKQQEELRRRRNRKEHFTNLLIHVEYPDPGELRSVAKKLNYSENIVRIPILCKLDDTRPEPFLNIIKNSPRHGTEDISIVLDNSHILIFKTMPEQSRKLFADYKYIIAEYLSTALKWLREQEKSCKFYIGSFQGSFTQYYNAYRHCKWLEENADSDSAAFFYDHTGNYVRSIVPVNELQWMFNVYERELSEGFIKTFMEIAGALIKTNYNLVTASKELFVHKNTLLYRYNKIKDTLNINPIESSADRFFLEAFYSFLRREH, from the coding sequence ATGATAGAAACAGAATTGGCTAAGAAATTCATTGAACAGGTCACTCAATATACAGAATACAATATCAACATAATGAATGAGCAGGGGGTTATCATCGCCAGTCGGGATCCAAAGCGGGTGGGGGCATTTCATGAGGTGGCCTATTATATTGTAACAGGAAGCGAGGATATCGTGGTCACTTCCACAGAGGATGATTATCCTGGGGTAAAGCCTGGGATCAACATGGTCATTAACATTGACGGCAGACGGGAAGGAGTGGTAGGAATCACCGGTGATCCTGGGGAGATAAAGCCTGTCGCTCTGATCACCAAAATGGCCATCGAGGCCATGCTGAAATACGAGAAGCAGCAAGAGGAATTAAGGCGCAGGAGGAATCGGAAGGAGCATTTCACAAACCTTTTGATCCATGTGGAATATCCGGACCCGGGGGAACTTCGGAGCGTAGCAAAGAAGTTAAATTATTCGGAAAACATCGTACGAATCCCCATCCTGTGCAAGCTGGATGACACCAGGCCTGAGCCGTTTCTTAACATAATCAAGAACAGCCCCAGGCACGGAACGGAGGACATCAGCATTGTCCTGGACAACAGCCATATTCTCATATTTAAAACTATGCCGGAACAGTCTCGAAAATTATTTGCAGATTACAAATACATCATAGCAGAATATTTAAGCACTGCCTTAAAATGGCTTCGGGAACAGGAGAAGAGCTGTAAATTCTACATCGGTTCCTTTCAGGGAAGCTTTACCCAGTATTATAATGCCTATCGGCATTGCAAGTGGCTGGAAGAAAATGCGGATTCCGATTCTGCCGCTTTTTTTTATGACCATACAGGAAATTATGTGCGCTCTATTGTGCCGGTGAATGAGCTGCAATGGATGTTCAATGTTTATGAAAGAGAGCTGAGTGAAGGGTTTATAAAGACATTTATGGAAATTGCCGGAGCCCTTATAAAGACAAATTATAATCTGGTAACGGCATCAAAAGAACTTTTTGTGCATAAGAATACGCTTTTATACCGTTACAATAAGATAAAGGATACCTTAAATATCAATCCCATAGAATCTTCAGCAGACCGCTTTTTTCTGGAGGCTTTTTATAGTTTTTTAAGAAGAGAACACTAG
- a CDS encoding DUF6483 family protein: MLQDDFIMRMIHEMVTTLLKLIFHIELGENEEQNFKDQETASNYLELLAFIQAGKINEAENKLLDELDSDDMEHFKMALMFYYHLNQIDYNFLEEHDYSKNEITDGLRYVSSVYGYDSMAEALLGKG, translated from the coding sequence ATGTTACAAGATGATTTTATCATGCGCATGATTCATGAGATGGTAACAACTTTGCTAAAACTGATTTTTCATATTGAATTAGGGGAAAATGAGGAACAGAATTTTAAAGACCAGGAGACAGCATCAAATTATCTTGAGCTCTTAGCTTTCATTCAGGCCGGAAAGATCAATGAGGCAGAAAACAAATTATTGGATGAGCTGGATTCCGACGATATGGAGCATTTTAAAATGGCGCTCATGTTTTATTATCATTTAAATCAGATCGACTATAACTTTCTTGAAGAGCATGATTATTCCAAAAATGAAATTACGGACGGATTAAGATATGTATCATCAGTTTATGGCTATGACAGCATGGCAGAAGCTCTACTGGGCAAAGGTTAA
- a CDS encoding DUF1858 domain-containing protein yields MNMTVTKDTLIGEVLEADRTTAHFFFEMGMHCLGCPASAAETVEEACMVHGVPAEELIDKLNKHMSE; encoded by the coding sequence ATGAATATGACAGTGACAAAGGATACTTTAATCGGAGAGGTCTTAGAAGCAGACCGAACCACCGCACACTTCTTTTTTGAAATGGGAATGCATTGCCTTGGCTGTCCCGCATCTGCCGCTGAGACCGTGGAAGAGGCCTGCATGGTCCACGGAGTTCCGGCTGAAGAACTGATCGACAAGTTAAATAAGCATATGTCTGAGTAA
- the lon gene encoding endopeptidase La — translation MTNHDKNNIGIVFPISNKVLLPDVVTTVRLEALDETHMMYLENEETIKIALPLKQNFGKNPKNEEDFYRTGLTFEVTGIDQTDKGILLSVRLRDQINVKELHAENGVIYAQYEISQNQEDLDEKSREEMLGYIKNVTSEISSKFSGGEQYQKIVNEFKDLNSIIVYLSQFLQIPNDEKHELLEMSLKERSLRFLDYMLKQKEMIELQMEISEKFSEKANRYYRESVLREQLKAIQEELGEGKKDEGKKEPDYLKKIEEAGMPSEIKEAALEELEKLDDQGPNKLDYNVIRNYLDLLVQLPWKKEEDKDIDLDEARRILDEQHYGLQKVKDRIIQHLAVMQLNKAKKGSILLLVGPPGTGKTSLGKSIAEALGRKYIRLSLGGIRDESEIRGHRRTYVGAMPGRIIQSLRKAGKTNPVMVLDEVDKIMSGGFSGDPASALLEVLDPEQNNSFTDHYMDLPYDLSDVFFVATANSLESIPGPLLDRMEVIQITSYTMDEKFHIGKNHLIPEVLKEHGLKQEQLVIEDEVLQKIISEYTLEAGVRGLKKQLSSLARITTEKIVSKKAELPLVIKEEDLEEYLGSQVSRHDKAQQDNPPGVVTGLAWTPVGGEILFIEATDMPGSGAVILTGKLGDVMKESAKISLSLLKSRLPLNAFNFKERDLHIHVPSGAVPKDGPSAGIALFTALASLVTGNKVDSRLAMTGEITLRGAVLPIGGLKEKLLGAQRAGINRVLIPKDNVSDLKDVPEEVKNQLTIIPVETVEDVLKESLGIFLPRIEHVYFQKNGNGLFPEGLNTPHKNIERKGVI, via the coding sequence ATGACAAATCATGATAAAAATAACATAGGAATCGTTTTCCCAATTTCCAACAAAGTTTTATTGCCGGACGTCGTAACTACGGTTCGTTTGGAAGCCCTTGACGAAACACATATGATGTATCTGGAAAACGAAGAAACCATAAAGATAGCTTTGCCGTTAAAACAGAATTTTGGTAAAAACCCAAAGAATGAGGAAGATTTTTACCGGACAGGCCTGACCTTTGAGGTCACAGGAATAGACCAGACGGATAAAGGGATCCTGCTTTCCGTAAGGCTGAGGGACCAGATCAACGTAAAAGAGCTTCACGCAGAAAACGGCGTTATCTATGCCCAGTATGAGATTAGTCAGAATCAAGAAGATTTAGACGAGAAGAGCCGGGAAGAAATGCTTGGATATATCAAAAACGTTACCAGTGAGATAAGCTCCAAATTTTCAGGAGGAGAACAGTACCAGAAAATTGTCAATGAGTTTAAGGATTTAAATTCCATAATTGTGTATCTGTCTCAATTCCTTCAGATACCCAACGATGAAAAGCACGAGCTTCTGGAAATGTCCTTAAAAGAAAGAAGCCTTCGTTTCCTGGATTACATGCTGAAACAAAAGGAAATGATCGAACTGCAGATGGAGATTTCCGAAAAGTTCTCCGAGAAGGCAAACCGGTATTACAGGGAGTCCGTACTTAGAGAACAGTTAAAGGCAATTCAGGAAGAACTGGGAGAAGGCAAAAAGGACGAAGGAAAAAAGGAGCCGGATTATTTAAAGAAGATCGAAGAGGCAGGTATGCCGTCTGAGATCAAAGAGGCGGCTCTTGAAGAACTGGAAAAGCTTGATGATCAGGGCCCCAATAAACTGGATTACAACGTGATCCGTAATTATCTGGATCTATTGGTTCAGCTTCCATGGAAAAAGGAAGAGGATAAGGACATTGATCTTGACGAGGCAAGACGGATTCTTGATGAACAGCATTACGGGCTGCAAAAAGTTAAGGACAGGATCATTCAGCATCTGGCAGTCATGCAGCTAAACAAAGCTAAAAAAGGTTCCATTCTCCTCCTTGTGGGGCCGCCGGGAACCGGAAAAACAAGCCTTGGAAAAAGCATTGCAGAGGCCCTTGGCAGAAAATACATCCGTTTAAGCTTAGGCGGTATCCGGGATGAATCGGAAATCAGAGGGCACCGAAGAACTTATGTCGGAGCCATGCCGGGAAGAATTATCCAGAGCCTCCGAAAGGCAGGGAAGACCAATCCTGTCATGGTATTGGATGAAGTGGATAAGATTATGTCCGGCGGTTTCAGCGGAGACCCTGCCAGCGCACTTTTGGAGGTTCTTGATCCGGAACAGAACAACAGCTTTACCGATCATTACATGGATCTTCCTTATGACTTATCCGATGTTTTCTTTGTGGCAACAGCCAATTCTTTGGAAAGCATCCCGGGTCCTCTCTTAGACCGGATGGAGGTCATTCAGATAACCAGCTATACCATGGATGAAAAGTTCCATATCGGCAAAAACCATCTGATTCCGGAGGTCCTGAAAGAACATGGCTTAAAGCAGGAACAATTGGTAATTGAAGATGAAGTATTACAGAAGATTATCAGTGAATATACGCTGGAGGCCGGCGTGCGGGGGCTGAAAAAGCAGCTGTCCAGCCTGGCCAGAATTACAACGGAAAAAATCGTATCCAAAAAGGCGGAGCTGCCTCTTGTGATTAAGGAAGAAGATTTAGAAGAATATCTTGGCAGTCAGGTCTCCCGTCACGATAAGGCCCAGCAGGATAATCCTCCGGGTGTGGTTACAGGCCTAGCATGGACTCCGGTGGGAGGAGAAATACTCTTTATCGAGGCAACCGATATGCCGGGAAGCGGAGCGGTCATATTGACCGGAAAGCTGGGAGATGTAATGAAGGAATCTGCCAAGATTTCCTTAAGCTTATTAAAATCCAGACTGCCTTTAAATGCCTTTAATTTTAAAGAAAGAGACCTTCATATCCACGTTCCTTCAGGAGCGGTTCCTAAAGATGGCCCATCGGCCGGAATCGCATTATTTACCGCTTTGGCCTCTCTTGTTACCGGCAACAAGGTAGATTCAAGACTTGCCATGACCGGGGAAATCACTTTGCGGGGAGCGGTCCTGCCCATCGGAGGCTTAAAGGAAAAGCTTCTGGGCGCACAAAGAGCCGGAATCAACAGGGTCTTGATTCCCAAAGATAATGTAAGTGATTTAAAGGATGTACCGGAAGAAGTGAAGAATCAGCTTACGATCATACCGGTGGAAACGGTAGAGGATGTACTAAAGGAGTCTTTGGGGATTTTCCTGCCCAGAATCGAACATGTATATTTTCAAAAGAACGGGAATGGATTGTTTCCCGAAGGGTTAAACACACCACATAAAAATATTGAAAGAAAAGGGGTAATATAA
- a CDS encoding TetR/AcrR family transcriptional regulator, protein MRKKDDEKVKSIKEAVIKLILQEGFHGTSVSKIAKMAGVSPATVYIYFENKEDMLHDIYLEYSEEIYDYLLDSVKREMEGRQQIEVLIRSYYNYILENKEIFSFVEQFSNCPSLANNCSGKKGICNIYSLMSDMKRSNLIRNYKEDNLLAIIFQPVKAIAVDNRKNEAQKEDLLQEMIQMIQDAIML, encoded by the coding sequence ATGAGAAAAAAAGACGACGAAAAAGTGAAAAGCATAAAGGAAGCAGTAATCAAGCTGATCCTGCAGGAGGGCTTCCATGGCACTTCTGTCTCTAAAATCGCTAAGATGGCAGGGGTTTCGCCGGCAACGGTTTATATCTACTTTGAGAATAAAGAAGATATGCTGCACGATATTTACCTGGAATACTCGGAAGAAATATATGATTATTTATTGGACAGCGTAAAACGGGAAATGGAGGGACGGCAGCAGATCGAGGTGCTCATCCGAAGCTACTATAACTATATATTAGAGAACAAGGAAATCTTCAGCTTTGTGGAGCAATTTTCCAATTGCCCCTCATTGGCCAACAACTGTTCCGGGAAAAAGGGCATTTGTAATATTTACAGCCTGATGTCGGATATGAAGAGGAGTAATCTCATAAGGAATTACAAAGAGGATAATCTTTTGGCCATCATTTTTCAGCCGGTGAAAGCAATTGCTGTTGATAACCGCAAGAATGAGGCACAGAAAGAGGATTTGCTGCAGGAAATGATTCAAATGATTCAAGACGCAATAATGCTTTAG
- a CDS encoding tryptophan synthase subunit alpha gives MKNLVFYLTLNYPDRETFFQILELLDHEKAGFVEIGIPVTDPFVDGAVIRQTHKEALEQKISSDDVIRTLEEIRRRFTFKVVLMTYKEGVEYFHLSDVPKDLYDGFLCVDGEFPTGSFPNQITVLGRSLSDESIAKALAHNDLFAYIVSGEGKTGSFDKLPTEYVEVVKKVKSVSKTPAYIGFGIKSAGDVKEVMKNGADGAIIGTEFIKRYQLGGMDALNAYLEELKLADA, from the coding sequence ATGAAAAATTTAGTATTTTACCTTACCTTGAATTATCCGGACAGGGAAACGTTTTTTCAGATTTTAGAGTTATTGGATCATGAAAAGGCCGGTTTTGTTGAAATCGGCATACCGGTTACCGATCCTTTTGTAGACGGGGCAGTGATACGGCAGACTCATAAAGAGGCATTGGAGCAAAAGATAAGCTCAGACGATGTAATCCGCACGCTGGAAGAAATCCGCAGGCGTTTCACGTTTAAAGTTGTGTTAATGACTTATAAGGAAGGTGTGGAATACTTTCATCTTTCTGACGTTCCGAAAGACTTATATGACGGTTTTCTATGTGTGGATGGAGAATTTCCTACCGGCTCCTTCCCCAATCAGATCACTGTACTGGGACGGTCCCTTAGTGATGAGAGCATAGCAAAGGCTCTTGCTCATAATGACCTGTTTGCCTATATCGTTTCCGGGGAAGGGAAAACCGGATCGTTTGATAAGCTTCCTACGGAATACGTTGAAGTTGTAAAAAAAGTAAAATCTGTTTCAAAGACACCGGCCTATATAGGCTTTGGTATAAAGTCCGCCGGGGACGTGAAGGAAGTCATGAAGAATGGTGCCGATGGTGCCATTATAGGGACAGAGTTCATAAAGCGTTACCAGCTTGGAGGTATGGATGCTTTGAATGCTTATCTGGAAGAGTTGAAGTTAGCCGATGCATAG
- a CDS encoding PTS ascorbate transporter subunit IIC, with amino-acid sequence MGVVMYLINNVFSQAVFIIGIVVIAGMVAQKKTWDQILPSVIKTMIGFTMINVGGQTLGMSLLPLQGMITKIFNMPPVSVDIGAAQAESLTGIGTEMALIFALGFLVNLLLARFTRFKYVHLSAHVSFFYAGLIAALLKFGTNLAFVPLVITGSILLGIYMTFSCAYVAVFMKEVKGGEGFTLAHSSSIGILISSLLAKTFGNKENDLENLNIPKKLNFLREMTISLTIVMTVLFLVISLISGPAWMRENITGGQDIVVFSFLRGLSFGMWITVIITGVRMMLSEIISAFHGFANKIIPNSVPGLDIPLLFPNYPNSVILGFLTSLIAGLIGMMILGFINYPVVVFPALIPTFFTGAVTAIFGNAHGGRRGAIIGSFANGLILIFGQALLLPMIGSYAPIMRILSETDYSFYGPILGWVLKLFGGI; translated from the coding sequence ATGGGAGTAGTAATGTATTTGATTAATAATGTTTTCAGCCAGGCTGTATTCATTATTGGAATTGTTGTAATCGCAGGTATGGTTGCCCAGAAGAAAACCTGGGATCAGATCCTTCCCAGCGTGATTAAGACGATGATCGGCTTTACCATGATCAACGTAGGAGGACAGACCCTTGGTATGTCCCTGCTGCCTTTGCAGGGAATGATTACCAAGATATTTAATATGCCGCCTGTGTCAGTGGATATTGGAGCGGCTCAAGCCGAAAGCCTTACCGGGATCGGTACGGAAATGGCATTGATCTTTGCACTGGGCTTTCTGGTGAACCTTTTACTGGCAAGATTTACGCGCTTTAAATATGTGCATTTGTCAGCTCATGTATCCTTCTTTTATGCCGGATTGATTGCGGCGCTGTTAAAATTCGGAACCAATTTGGCTTTTGTACCGCTTGTAATAACCGGTTCCATATTGTTAGGAATCTATATGACCTTTTCCTGCGCCTACGTGGCGGTATTTATGAAGGAAGTAAAGGGAGGAGAGGGCTTTACCCTTGCCCATTCCAGCTCCATCGGAATTCTGATTTCTTCCCTGCTTGCCAAAACCTTTGGAAACAAGGAAAATGATCTTGAAAACTTAAATATTCCAAAGAAGCTTAATTTCTTACGGGAGATGACCATTTCCTTAACCATTGTTATGACGGTTCTCTTTTTGGTCATAAGCCTGATTTCCGGTCCGGCCTGGATGCGTGAAAATATCACCGGCGGACAGGATATCGTTGTGTTCAGCTTTTTACGTGGCTTGTCCTTTGGTATGTGGATCACAGTTATTATTACGGGTGTAAGAATGATGCTTTCCGAGATCATCTCTGCATTCCACGGCTTTGCCAATAAGATCATCCCTAATTCCGTACCAGGGCTTGATATCCCTCTGCTTTTCCCCAATTATCCTAATTCCGTGATATTGGGCTTCCTGACCAGCTTGATTGCAGGTCTGATCGGTATGATGATCCTTGGATTTATTAATTATCCGGTTGTGGTATTCCCGGCTCTGATCCCCACCTTTTTCACCGGTGCGGTAACAGCCATCTTCGGAAATGCCCATGGCGGACGCAGAGGTGCGATCATAGGCTCCTTTGCAAATGGTTTGATTCTTATTTTCGGACAGGCTCTGCTCCTTCCAATGATTGGATCTTATGCGCCGATCATGCGTATTTTAAGCGAGACAGATTATTCCTTCTATGGTCCGATCTTAGGCTGGGTGCTTAAGCTGTTTGGAGGCATCTAA
- a CDS encoding PTS sugar transporter subunit IIB: MLKIVTVCGAGVGSSMMLRLFTQQILDAEKIEATVDASDIGSVSPDSYDILITTSDFADVLRDSKAHIIRIDNMMDKQYLKEQLLEAINKR; this comes from the coding sequence ATGTTAAAAATAGTTACAGTATGTGGTGCAGGAGTAGGAAGCTCCATGATGCTTCGCCTGTTTACCCAACAGATTCTTGATGCAGAAAAGATTGAAGCAACCGTAGATGCTTCAGATATCGGTTCCGTCAGCCCGGATTCCTATGATATTTTAATTACAACTTCAGATTTTGCCGATGTTTTAAGAGATTCTAAGGCGCACATTATCCGGATCGACAATATGATGGATAAGCAGTATTTAAAAGAGCAGCTTCTTGAAGCAATAAACAAGAGATAA
- a CDS encoding BglG family transcription antiterminator, giving the protein MENRLLEIFRLVCQSNREFTVRELAQQFSVSSRTIYSDIKKLNELLEASGYPEINADKGKMFYTEPLMIEFESLIHSTPAFVLSNLRIRRLRITTSILLSGDQFTVDDLLKELDISRNTLIGDLKEVREMLSFHSIAVEATPFKGYRISGKEQNIRNLLILSISEDPLFFEDRAGKEDMQILYSCEAFLDDVARRLNVELSDVSFNRMLIAFYVTYARISIGKAFTGGPKDVLTREEKAFVERHDEIEAIFGREVSIDDCFYLANKLAEASVVKSEELLSEKWLPFNLVTNQFIDAVAQEYSFEAFRTDSKLYEGLLNHLRPAYKRALAGEWAENPLLSYVLENFYQLNKAVEKSVKVLEEELKVHFNEHEISYFTLFFASVIERNEKQIRRTPNVIIVCNAGISTSEILKSRLQAIFHVNILGTFSVRNAALWLKEHTPDLIISTVPFKWKDTKVLKVSPYLSDYDIKEIQSQLSFLTARIHMAEVMNIIGKYVEIEDHKLAPLKNELSIYLGITENSEPKKGIYQPMLKEILTTELIKAKFEAASRDEAVKESGRLLVDKGLADESYIQAMLKNVEVNGTYIVISPGIAMPHARPEEGALDIGLSIVTLKEPVVFGHPKNDPVKIVVGLCAIDHQSHLKALTELADILMDEKKVNEITNANSAEEILHIIKGDSQC; this is encoded by the coding sequence ATGGAAAACCGACTTTTAGAAATATTCCGCCTTGTCTGCCAGAGCAACCGTGAGTTTACCGTGCGGGAGCTGGCGCAGCAGTTTTCTGTAAGCAGCAGAACGATTTACAGTGATATAAAAAAATTAAATGAATTACTGGAGGCTTCCGGATACCCTGAAATCAATGCAGATAAGGGTAAGATGTTTTATACGGAACCACTGATGATTGAGTTTGAGAGTCTGATCCACTCTACCCCGGCTTTTGTTCTGTCAAATTTAAGAATTCGGCGCCTGCGGATCACCACGTCCATACTCTTGTCCGGGGATCAGTTCACGGTGGATGACCTGTTGAAGGAACTTGATATTTCAAGAAATACCCTCATCGGTGATTTAAAGGAAGTAAGGGAAATGCTCAGCTTTCATTCCATCGCAGTAGAGGCCACACCCTTTAAAGGATACCGGATTTCCGGTAAAGAGCAAAACATCAGGAATCTTCTGATTCTTTCCATCAGTGAGGATCCGCTGTTTTTTGAGGACAGGGCAGGAAAGGAAGATATGCAGATCCTGTATTCCTGTGAAGCCTTTCTTGATGATGTAGCAAGACGGCTGAATGTAGAACTAAGCGATGTATCATTTAACCGTATGCTGATCGCCTTTTATGTCACTTATGCAAGGATCTCCATCGGAAAAGCGTTCACCGGGGGACCAAAGGATGTTTTAACGAGAGAAGAAAAGGCTTTTGTGGAACGGCATGATGAAATTGAAGCGATATTCGGCAGGGAAGTATCGATTGATGACTGCTTTTATCTGGCCAATAAGCTGGCAGAAGCATCTGTCGTCAAATCCGAGGAGCTGTTATCTGAAAAATGGCTGCCCTTTAATCTGGTAACGAACCAGTTTATCGATGCAGTGGCACAGGAATACTCCTTTGAAGCTTTTCGAACCGATTCCAAACTTTATGAGGGACTGCTCAACCATCTGCGTCCTGCCTATAAGCGGGCGTTGGCTGGGGAATGGGCTGAAAATCCATTATTGAGCTATGTCCTGGAAAATTTCTATCAGCTTAACAAAGCAGTGGAAAAGAGTGTAAAGGTACTTGAAGAAGAGCTTAAAGTGCATTTTAATGAGCACGAGATATCTTATTTCACATTGTTTTTTGCTTCCGTAATAGAAAGAAATGAAAAACAGATCCGCAGGACACCCAATGTCATCATTGTCTGCAACGCAGGAATCAGCACTTCTGAGATATTAAAGAGCAGGCTGCAGGCAATCTTCCATGTGAATATATTGGGGACATTCAGTGTGAGAAATGCGGCACTGTGGCTGAAGGAACATACTCCGGACCTGATCATATCCACGGTACCTTTTAAGTGGAAGGACACAAAGGTACTGAAAGTAAGCCCTTATTTATCGGATTATGACATAAAGGAAATACAGAGCCAATTGTCATTTTTAACTGCCAGGATCCATATGGCCGAGGTGATGAACATTATTGGCAAATATGTGGAAATCGAGGATCATAAGCTGGCGCCTTTAAAAAATGAATTGAGTATATATTTGGGAATTACAGAAAATTCAGAACCAAAGAAAGGAATTTATCAACCGATGTTAAAAGAAATTTTGACCACAGAATTAATAAAAGCAAAATTTGAGGCCGCCAGTCGGGATGAAGCCGTTAAGGAAAGCGGCAGGCTCCTTGTAGATAAGGGGCTGGCAGATGAGTCTTACATCCAGGCAATGCTAAAAAATGTTGAGGTAAACGGAACCTATATCGTAATCTCACCGGGAATCGCCATGCCGCACGCAAGACCTGAGGAAGGCGCCCTGGATATCGGCCTTAGTATTGTAACGTTAAAAGAACCCGTTGTATTCGGACATCCGAAAAACGACCCGGTTAAAATCGTGGTGGGCCTTTGTGCCATTGACCACCAATCACATTTAAAAGCACTTACCGAGCTTGCGGACATTTTAATGGACGAAAAAAAGGTAAATGAAATAACCAATGCAAATTCCGCAGAGGAAATATTACACATCATAAAGGGGGATTCACAATGTTAA